In Oncorhynchus tshawytscha isolate Ot180627B linkage group LG24, Otsh_v2.0, whole genome shotgun sequence, the genomic window AGGCGAAATACATGACGTCACTCATACGTGACGATAATTATTGCGTTGCTGAGTTTAGATGCTGTTTTCTGTAGCTGAACCCAGAAGAACCAGCCTCCTCAGATGTGTCCTAACCTCTTTCCTGACCAGCTCCCATGCATGAGCACTGTATGCCTGCAGATTGGTGACAAAGCCACAAACATATTAGCAGTTGAAAATCAGAATACCCTCATCATACAGAAGagaacattgcctttacatttctatcGCACTGTAGCGCAGCTCTTTAGCATTAAGGATTACATTGAGCCCTAAATTAAACAAGTACATGTTACTGCAGTGTAGATAGGTACACATTGTTAAATCTGTTTACACCATGAACAGTTTCAAGTATTTGTCAAGTAAACAACAATTATTGGATGAGGGAAGGTTTAGCCAAATTGaatcatgtatttatttttgtatttacaaATACAATGTACTTACACTGTACTTTCCAGTGTAACTACCATTTtcaatgtatgtacagtatattgttatggacacatgcagtaccagtcaaaagtttagacacccctactcattcaaaggtttttctttattttttttactattttctacattgtataataatagtgaagacattaaaaccatgaaataacacatatggaatcatgtagtaaccaaaaaattgttaaacatcaaaatatattttatatttgagattcttcaaaatagccaacctttgccttgattacagctttgcactcttggcatatatttacatttgtttaacacttttctggttactacatgattccatatgtgttattccatagttttgatgtcttcactattattctgaaaaataaaataaaacccttgaatgagtaggtgtgtccaaacattttactggtactgtatgtagaagATTATTGTAAAACGGGATCCAATGGCTCAATGTGACCATGATGATTCATCTCATTATGGCCACATATGAAATATTATTTCAATAAAAACTCACCATTCTTTTAAGGACATGGTTGTTGAGCCTCTTGAAGTACATTTGCAGATTCTTGCTATTTTTTTTCTGGGCCCTAACCTGGATTGATGATAAAAGCATGACTGAATGTTTGTATCTCCTATAAGTTATTTTCAATGCATTGTGTTTCCCTACAAATACATTACCAATTTAAACAAAAGGCCCATTAAAGTATAACACAAGTGTGAGTAGTTTAAATAATTTGAGGAGAAAGAATTGCACTATAGTTACAGTCTGTTTGTGGAATAAAAGTAACGTTCTCAATATAGATATTGCATTCCTCCAACTCTCTGATACTCAGTCCATTCATTCAAATTAACATGTGCTCATATTAAAATGTCTAGCATGCatggtcctagatctgttttgACAACTTGATCGTTGTCAATGTCCAACTGAGTTGGTAAGAGAGCACAAACATATCTTGGACCAGGCTAGAGAAGTGCTATTCCAGCTGTAGAATATGAAGATGTTATACTTACACATGactgaaggccatcagactgactGGTGAGAACATTGAGGAAGATCTCCACTTTCTTCTCATCCCAGACAGAGTCTAGTTCTCCATCAAACAGCTCAGCGATCTTGTCAAGGGTTTGGAGGATGAACCAAATTGTGTCATCAGTCTGTAAAATGAAAGACATGAGGAAATGACTTTAACCTGATCCGTACTAAAGTAATTAATATTTGCCAATCGAAATAGTTCATGATGGACATAGAATAATGTCGGGGTGTTCATTTTTCTGGAATGTCAATACAATGCTAATGCATACATCCTCTGTGCACCAGTACATCCCATGCTAAAGGTCGACTATCTCACAAGACTGCCTAACTTACTGGTAAATATTCCGCTTGCTCGTACAGGTCCTCTGGGAAAGGTATGTCCACACTGTCTGTAGTAAACTCCCCACCCTATgtttaagagaagaaaaaaaaacatgataaATACAAATTCAATGTATGCATTCAATAATTAATGTACAATATTCAAAATCATAGAATTCAGCTTCAATTTCTGTTGGCACAATACAATTACAGCAATGGTTTAGAATAACAAAAATATAAGAATCTACTCACCATAATATTGAGTAGGTTCATTAAGGTCTCACTGTGTTGTATGAATTTGTGATCGTCCATCCATCTGCAGCCCACCGAGAAACCATTGCACAGggttaaaaacaaacaaataagcaAAGACTTCGCAGGCCTATGCATGTTGGTAATGAAAACGAGACGTGGAGCAAAAAAAAGTATATCTTTGTAATACAAAACAGGCTTAGCTATGTCAAATGTCACGGTCTTGTTACTAATGTTTAGGTATACCATCTTACCTGTAGGAATGCGACCTTTATAGTTTCTCAAAACGAATAGGGTGAAGCCAATACCCGTTTCACTTTCCGTACCTGCGACGGTTGGAAAACATTTAAGATCACATATTTACCATGACATTTATATTCGTTTATGTTTTACAGGTGTTTGGAAAGTCAATGTATTGTTTTTAGCAATATTCACACACATTGAATAGGCTACTGTAAATGTCATACCAAGCCAGCGTTGAATAGGACGCATCTAAACATGTTTGAGACACTTTTTCCGATTTGCATGGCTTGAGCTGAGGCTATAAATTGCAATTGTTTGCAATTTTCTGTAGGCTTCGTCTCCATGTATTTTTTTCGAGTCATTTTCTGTAAATATTAACGTAGGCTATTCAATAGGATTTTAACTAGcctatttgttttatttcatttaGTAGCAATCGAAATTGGGCTACTTTAATGTTTgccattgaacaaaaatatattatttatattaagCCCATAATGttatcaataaaaaaaaaacgtaGGCCTATTTTTCTTTTTGACTTAATAGAACCAGCTAcaccagtcagactgttctctctactaccgcatggcaagcagcaccagagtgccaagtctaggtttCTCaatagtttttacccccaagccataagactcctgaacaggtaatcaaacaggaaatcaaatggctacccggactatttgcattgtgtgtttatttttcactgttgttttatttctttacttacctattgttcacctaataccttttttacctgttgaattcggcgcacatgacacaTACACGTTGATTTGAGCCTCAGGCTGTGTGACATCATGAATATCATTTGAAGCAGATCGAAAATGCATGACAACATCACTGATTATGAAATGTTATTGTAGTCTTTACTGTGGGCTACACGTGGACTTTGCATCGAAAATATGTTTGCTGACGTTGTAATAACATGATAAGAGAGAGCCCTGATTATGAAATACTGTGTAGCCTGCTGACTTTCGACACAGTGATGAGTGAGAGTAGCTTAAATCGAAACGAAACACCAGTGCTTCACCGCGGGATTAAGAAGAAATACGTCATATTTTTTCATTGTTGTCTGAATATTATATCAAGGTGACAGACTACTACCCTATTATTGAACTGGAAATGCATTTGGTTAATGAAAGAGGGCTGGAATGTGTTTCTTTGGAATCATCTGTAAGGCCCACTGAAATGTCCCAGAACCCTTTCAGGTCATACAAAACCATTTTTGGTTGCAAATGTAGTTTTATTTGGAAAGACAGTTTCCAGCTAACTGCAATTTCTCTCCACTGATTCAAAGACAGGGTATCTGCAACTTTGTCCTTTACAACTTTAGAACTTTTTTTTCTGCCAGCTCACTTTGGACTCAAACACAGTATTCAAAAACCTCTCAGTGAGGGGTGAACAAAGTAACTGCTGAACAGTGGGAACAGCTAATCAACCAGAGAGATTTGTTTTGGCCCGGCAGGTGCTGTGTGAGAGACTCTGTCTGGACATTACTGGGAGGTTGAGTGGAGTGGGAAAGGTGTTCTTCCATCAGTCTCAAGACATCAGCAGGTCAAGTAAAGACTCTGGATTGGGAAACAATGACAAGTCCTCGAGTTTAGAGTGCAATAAGCAGAGTTACTGGTTCAGACACAGCAATATAAAGACTGTAGTGTCTGGCCATTAGTCCTCCAGAATAAGGGTGTATCTGGACCACAAGGCAGGAACTCTGTCCTACATTTACAttttcatttgagtcatttagcagatgctcttatccagagcgactttacAGTTAGTACAttcatcagtccaatcaaagctacggtagacataacatgatttgacatcattttacctgtggccaatgaccttgtgCCTTCTTGGATGGGGACTTCTAATGTAAATATATGTCAACACCCAAGGGGGCTTAAACTGCCTAACTCTCCCTGTAGATtctgcggtgacgtagtgtccccatgagtgacggaacactgagccaatcacggcgcaactaaaGAAGATTACCAACACCTACACTCTCTGTATTCCGcagctgcccctccaccacagaaagcactgagctagactgaaacattttggagctgccttaatcgagaaatgtttgtatgtggctttattaactcactAAACATGATTTACATTGTTGGCAAATTGATATGTGACATGGACTAATGCCAAAAACAGgcaattaaaaaatataaatatagtaccagtcaaaagtttggacacacctactcattcaagggtttgtctttatttttactattttctacattgtagaattttagtgaagacatcaaaacgatgaaataacacatatggaatcatgtagtaaccaaaaaagtgttaaacaaattgaaatatattttatattcttcaaagtagccaccctttgccttgatgacagctttgcatactcaagcattctgtcaaccagcttcatgaggtagtcacctggaatgcatttcaatttgcttctgtctatttgagctggtcagtatgtgtaggtaatcctgtctaacgcagCTTTTTTGTGTATTGCGTAGTAaaacttaacaaaagactccactatgcaagtatccatttcaatagaacgTCACTGCAACAGCGGTTTCAGAGCagtctcgtctgagtgtgccagagcgcagaataacggATGAATTTACTAACACCggttgaatatggctggtgtcagtaaacgtcagcaaaaaaagcattattttttttaaaaatttattttacctttatttaaccaggtaggcaagttgagaacaagttctcatttacaattgcgacctggccaagataaagcaaagcagttcgacagatacaacgacacagagttacacatggagtaaaacaaacatacagtcaataatacagtataaacaagtctatatacaatgtgagcaaatgaggtgagaagggaggtaaaggcaaaaaaggccatggtggcaaagtaaatacaatatagcaagtaaaacactggaatggtagttttgcaatggaagaatgtgcaaagtagaaataaaaataatggggtgcaaaggagcaaaataaataaataaataaaaattaaatacagttaggaaagaggtagttgtttgggctaaattataggtgggctatgtacaggtgcagtaatctgtgagctgctctgacagttggtgcttaaagctagtgagggagataagtgtttccagtttcagagatttttgtagttcgttccagtcattggcagcagagaactgtaaggagaggcggccaaagaaagaattggttttgggggtgactagagagatatacctgctggagcgtgtgctacaggtgggagatgctatggtgaccagcgagctgagataaggggggactttacctagcatggtcttgtagatgacatggagccagtgggtttggcgacgagtatgaagcgagggccagccaacgagagcgtacaggtcgcaatggtgggtagtatatggggctttggtgacaaaacggattgcactgtgatagacttcatccaatttgttgagtagggtattggaggctattttgtaaatgacatcgccaaagtcgaggattggtaggatggtcagttttacaagggtatgtttggcagcatgagtgaaggatgctttgttgcgaaataggaagccaattctagatttaactttggattggagatgtttgatatgggtctggaaggagagtttacagtctaaccagacacctaagtatttgtagttgtccacgtattctaagtcagagccgtccagagtagtgatgttggacaggcgggtaggtgcaggtagcgatcggttgaagagcatgcatttagttttacttgtatttaagagcaattggaggccacggaaggagagttgtatggcattgaagcttgcctggagggttgttaacacagtgtccaaagaagggccggaagtatacagaatggtgtcgtctgcgtagaggtggatcagagactcaccagcagcaagagcgacctcattgatgtatacagagaagagagtcggtccaagaattgaaccctgtggcacccccatagagactgccagaggtccggacagcagaccctccgatttgacacactgaactctatcagagaagtagttggtgaaccaggcgaggcaatcatttgagaaaccaaggctgtcgagtctgccgataaggatgtggtgattgacagagtcgaaagccttggccagatcaatgaatacggctgcacagtaatgtttcttatcgatggtggttaagatatcgtttaggaccttgagcgtggctgaggtgcacccatgaccagctctgaaaccagattgcatagcagagaaggtatggtgagattcgatatggtcggtaatctgtttgctgacttggctttcgaagaccttagaaaggcacggtaggatagatataggtctgtagcagtttgggtcaagagtgtccccccctttgaagagggggatgaccgcagctgctttccaatctttgggaatctcagacgacacgaaagagagtttgaacaggctagtaataggggtggcaacaatttcggcagataattttagaaagaaagggtccagattgtttagcccggctgatttgtaggggtccagattttgcagttctttcagaacatcagctgaatggatttgggagaaggagaaatggggaaggcttgggcgagttgctgttgggggtgcagtgttgttgaccggggtaggagtagccaggtggaaagcatggccagccgtagaaaaatgcttattgaaattctcaattatggtggatttatcagtggtgacagtgtttcctatcttcagtgcagtgggcagctgggaggaggtgttcttattctccatggactttacagtgtcccagaacttttttgagttagtgttgcaggaagcaaatttctgcttgaaaaagctagccttggcttttctaactgcctgtgtattaaggtttctagcttccctgaacagctgcatatcacgggggctgttcgatgctaatgcagaacgccataggatgtttttgtgttggttaagggcagtcaggtctggggagaaccaagggctatatctgttccttgCTATAtcctaaatttcttgaatggggcatgtttatttaagatggttaggaaggcatttaaaaaaaatatccaggcatcctctactgacgggatgagatcaatatccttccaggataccccggccaggtcgattagaaaggcctgctcgcagaagtgtttcagggagcgttttacagtgatgagtggaggtcgtttgaccgctgacccattacagatgcaggcaatgaggcagtgatcgctgagatcttggttgaagacagcagaggtgtatttagaggggaagttggttaggatgatatctatgagggtgcccgtgtttaaggctttggggaggtacctggtaggttcattgataatttgtgtgagattgagggcatcaagtttagattgtaggatggctggggtgttaagcatgttccagtttaggtcgcctagcagcacgaactctgaagatagatggggggcaatcagttcacatatggtgtccagagcacagctgggggcagagggtggtctatagcaggtggcaacggtgagagacttgtttttagagaggtggatttttaaaagtagaagttcaaattgtttgggtacagacctggatagtaggtaATTAAATTGTTATAGGAGCACAATTGACActaccaacactctggataacatgaaaacagcctaaacaGCTCTGCTATGGCGAGTAAAATAGTCAGAGTTTGGGTGGGGGCTAAAGTTTAAGATGATCCTTATGGCATTgcacacggtcagtgtgaaccagagtgacttgacacatCAACGGGCCAAGCAAGGTGTTCAAACTAAACGGAAACGCAGGAcgtcttatttaatgaaaggggCTGCAGTCTGCcatgaagcgttcatccatgtatatggaTAAGAATCTAGCTAGTTTCAGATATtatatgtttctaattttgtcagaaagttgttttcattgcaagcttACTGTTAGCTAGTGAGCTGACATTagatggctggctcgctagctaacattacatatATGATCTGTGTGTAGTAATGTTCTCAGAATGCGATTTCGCATTGtgagttatagcctaatgttagataGATAACATTGAACCTTTTTGGTTAACTtcagctagctatgacaatcggtttgtattgctagtactctatggattaggattatggttaattgtttagctagcatgtctaaacaaaagactaaactttgccagatgattacatgacccatcaagttagccaggtgtgtctgatgGTATTGTATAATAatggcaaaatattttttatctgAAATTTGTCTTTCAGCGTcagtagaacacacctgactctcctgTAACAGttatacaaggagaatggtctaatgcctcccatcaaaaagagagctgtCCCAAGTAAGTACAGgttacacctgaagcatgagAACTTGCAGTGAGTGGTGAACTTCAACAACTACGCAGAGTATAATGCAATAGTATACCAGGACGCCACCCAGGACACAAACACTTTGGTGGAAAGCTGCTGCCATCCCATGTGACAAAAGCAGCAGTGTGGTGTCTCTACAAGGAATCGATGACAGCACTTGGTATTTGAACCATAAACAACACgttttgattatttaattgacCTCAAACATGATTGGCACTACTTTTATTGAGCAcacattatttctgtattttccagaGGTACGTGTAATCGGGCTGTGTGTTATCGTTTTAACTTCCAGTTTCCAAGATTATGTTTCTGTATGCAGTGCTGCTACTCTGCACATTTGTAGGTAAGTGAAACTTTCCTGATAATGATGCATTATAAATATCACGATTTGCGTTACATTTTCGTTTCATTAACTTATCTTACTGTTCTTTTGTTGTTTGCAGGtgcactatccttctgaccccatGCAGCCAGGTCGCATCTACTTTTTAACTCCTCGCAAGTGTGGCTTGTTTGGTGTCTGCTGTGAAGGAATATCACAACAAGTCAACTACCTGATTGATGAAGGCATGTCATCCAGCAAAGGCAGGAGCACAGTCACCAGCTACATGCATCATTTCTTCAACTACGGAGTTTGGGAAACACGTGTGGACCtgaattgtgataactgcagtggccaaaaGAAGAACAAGTTTGTTCTCTGGTATTGTGCCTGGCGGACTATACACAAGCTCCACCAGAGTCTGGACATTCACTTTTtgatcacaggccacaccaagtgcttcggcctcatcaaacagcgcttcagaaagaccagagtaAACACCttgtctgagattgctggtgttgtgaatGACAACAagggtcaacatcccacagctggttggactggagtaTGGTAgtgtgctggtggaaagctatggctggcaacaacaaCTGACTTACTTCAGGCTGCTGCCACAGTTCAGGCAGTTCCAGCACTTTATTGTATGAGATTATTATTCTTCTCATCTAAAtttgggaggtgaattgatgttgtgcaagGTTATAATgtcttgacaatttttggggttatttcctgttttacagcttccatcctctggagcctggtgttgttgtcgCAAAGGAGTGTTTGGACTCAgtcgggaccaggtttcagctgctgcgcaaCGCTGACATtcttcctcccatagatggtctgcctgtacaagcaccacctggactggacacagctagacaaacttatgtttttgagaagatca contains:
- the ifnphi4 gene encoding interferon phi 4 isoform X2 translates to MVYLNISNKTVTFDIAKPVLYYKDILFFAPRLVFITNMHRPAKSLLICLFLTLCNGFSVGCRWMDDHKFIQHSETLMNLLNIMGGEFTTDSVDIPFPEDLYEQAEYLPTDDTIWFILQTLDKIAELFDGELDSVWDEKKVEIFLNVLTSQSDGLQSCVRAQKKNSKNLQMYFKRLNNHVLKRMAYSAHAWELVRKEVRTHLRRLVLLGSATENSI
- the ifnphi4 gene encoding interferon phi 4 isoform X1, coding for MDDHKFIQHSETLMNLLNIMGGEFTTDSVDIPFPEDLYEQAEYLPTDDTIWFILQTLDKIAELFDGELDSVWDEKKVEIFLNVLTSQSDGLQSCVRAQKKNSKNLQMYFKRLNNHVLKRMVSFY